One genomic window of Panicum hallii strain FIL2 chromosome 6, PHallii_v3.1, whole genome shotgun sequence includes the following:
- the LOC112898206 gene encoding uncharacterized protein LOC112898206: protein MEEINGATSTTAASAPSHDMALVMVACPVVDADTARVAVPEQTLESFWTSCDKCGFQFECELKYLDHLMKCQMCYTAFVAKETVGRAHRKNKCVVHKGKVAGKRLLALQPTESASVPESFHPIEGDGAFMKSGHKKKMKDLIKPPGADYKAAEDDCIEKPPEPQGIPKEACPEAVVAELKRIPDLARDDFLKAFNILRRNDFEFRILVAFPMELKKEWLLKEIKKRNC from the exons ATGGAGGAAATCAATGGTGCAACCTCAACTACTGCAGCTTCTGCTCCATCTCATGATATGGCGCTCGTTATGGTTGCTTGTCCTGTTGTTGATGCTGACACTGCCCGAGTTGCAGTCCCCGAACAGACACTGGAATCTTTCTGGACATCTTGTGATAAGTGTGGATTCCAATTCGAATGTGAATTAAAATATCTAGACCACTTAATGAAGTGTCAAATGTGTTATACTGCATTCGTGGCAAAGGAGACGGTCGGTCGTGCTCATAGAAAGAATAAATGTGTTGTTCACAAGGGCAAGGTTGCAGGAAAACGATTGCTGGCTCTTCAACCTACAGAGAGTGCAAGTGTTCCTGAGAGTTTTCATCCAATAGAAGGTGATGGAGCCTTCATGAAATCAGGACACAAAAAGAAAATGAAAGATCTGATTAAGCCACCTGGTGCTGACTACAAG GCTGCAGAAGATGACTGTATTGAAAAGCCACCAGAGCCTCAAGGAATACCAAAGGAAGCTTGTCCTGAAGCTGTTGTTGCAGAATTAAAAAGAATACCAGACTTGGCCCGTGATGATTTCCTCAAGGCCTTCAATATACTTAGACGCAATGATTTTGAGTTCAGAATACTTGTAGCATTTCCAATGGAGTTAAAGAAGGAATGGCTACTGAAGGAAATCAAGAAGCGAAACTGCTAA